Proteins encoded within one genomic window of Vanrija pseudolonga chromosome 3, complete sequence:
- the NPL6 gene encoding Chromatin structure-remodeling complex subunit RSC7: MPPRPRRSQGAAQNSPAKRSRAPRKSAVKDEPDTPDPELHDDGDDDAVGEDAEDDDDEEEPAPKPGPSRSRSRAKPRSSNAKRTPKRAKTEEEATEDDDDEEVVSAGRRRSGKQVSYKEIPAGADDKDEESDGDDDDDDEEEEEKPVKATPARRNNRRAKEDKDDKPYKREPGTGGRGGFSVKGAAAAAARARWDKVRREKAERGEDSDEAVARRRTNAPIKKDPRGALENVINGQKYTIKNAEYVAGDDELIIPDDPKGDTKVDAEGRLLGGREYKLVTFTSATRKNKERVYALTIDAARACGYTDSLAFLRRCPQIVKLSCDPDERQMLIDIGRITGNLKHRMVTMVAMRNVFKLMGARLVKGGKWVDDDYNEEQALIDCGTNGWTPHSEVLDEELAVNQYPSAGGPGRPPANAGFLADGVAAKSALTPFYTVGGPTTHFGGTGADPWSDTVHGRRGKLRGLGVTEEDWMLRTAEESRRIDETLRGYRDERIEVLSGQDTRGWVHYSEEFSSGAIKPEVDEHKHPLANELTFDTGSEPLTPAPPEPAAPAADNKPEASEDKPVVDKVPGGKIVVERESETRDGRPKKSKWQPGVVRAAYEPHTQLPHVPLRTQPSSAEIKRVSHLPLVGLNGSARYVKAPGIASVEFVYTSGSEDAGTPAWLTFGDAIQGADAIKKRKALIAEAEEWERVSRAKRRA, encoded by the exons ATGCCCCCTCGCCCAAGACGCTCACAAGGCGCAGCACAAAACTCGCCAGCCAAAAGGTCACGCGCTCCCCGCAAGTCGGCAGTCAAGGATGAgcccgacacgcccgacCCGGAGCTGCatgacgatggcgacgacgatgcggtAGGAGAGGACGCCgaagacgatgacgatgaggaagAGCCGGCTCCCAAACCCGGCCCATCACGCAGCCGGTCACGCGCCAAACCGCGGAGCTCAAACGCGAAGCGCACCCCGAAACGCGCCaagacggaggaggaggcgaccgaggacgatgatgacgaggaggtcgtgtcagctggacgccgccgctcgggCAAGCAGGTCAGCTACAAGGAGATccctgctggcgccgacgacaaggacgaggagtcggacggtgacgacgatgatgacgatgaaG aggaagaggagaagCCGGTCaaggcgacgccggcgcgtcggaacaaccgccgcgccaaggaggacaaggacgacaagccgTACAAGAGGGAGCCTGGAACtggtggacgcggcggctTCAGCGTCAAgggcgctgcggctgccgctgcgcgcgcgcgatgggACAAGGTCCGTCGTGAGAAGGCCGAGAGGGGTGAGGACAGCGACGAAGccgtcgcgcgtcgccgtaCCAATGCGCCGATTAAGAAGGACCCTCGTGGTGCGCTGGAGAACGTTATCA ATGGCCAAAAGTACACGATCAAGAACGCCGAATATGttgctggcgacgacgagctcatcaTCCCCGACGACCCCAAGGGTGACACCAAGGTCGACGCTGAGGGCCGACTGCTTGGCGGTCGCGAGTACAAGCTCGTGACGTTCACCTCTGCCACGCGCAAGAACAAGGAGCGTGTGTACGCGCTCACCAttgacgcggcgcgcgcgtgtggaTACACCGACTCGCTGGCGTTCCTCCGTCGCTGCCCTCAGATTGTCAAGCTCTCGTGCGACCCCGATGAGAGGCAAATGCTCATCGACATTGGACGTATCACGGGCAACCTCAAGCACCGCATGGTGACCATGGTTGCCATGCGCAACGTTTTCAAACTCATGGGCGCGAGGCTGGTCAAGG GTGGCAAatgggtcgacgacgactacaaCGAGGAGCAGGCCCTGATTGACTGTGGAACCAATGGGTGGACACCACACTCTGAGGTcctggacgaggagctcgccgtcaACCAGTACCCTTCGGCTGGTGGACCTGGTCGACCGCCAGCCAACGCTGGCTTCCTCGCGGACGGTGTCGCTGCCAAGTCTGCGTTGACGCCATTCTACACTGTCGGCGGCCCCACAACACACTTTGGTGGGACTGGCGCCGACCCCTGGTCTGATACGGTgcacggccgtcgcggcAAGTTGCGCGGCCTGGGTGTCACCGAAGAAGACTGGATGCTTCGCACGGCCGAGGAATCGCGCCGCATTGACGAGACGCTACGCGGGTACCGGGATGAGCGGATCGAGGTGCTGTCTGGACAGGACACGCGCGGCTGGGTGCACTACAGCGAAGAGTTTTCGTCTGGGGCTATCAAGcccgaggtggacgagcaCAAGCACCCTCTGGCCAACGAGCTCACCTTCGACACTGGCAGTGAGCCACTAACGCCGGCTCCGCCTGAGCCTGCGGCTCCGGCCGCCGACAACAAGCCTGAGGCGTCAGAGGACAAGCCAGTGGTCGACAAGGTGCCTGGTGGCAAGattgtcgtcgagcgcgagtcTGAGACGCGGGATGGGCGGCCCAAGAAGAGCAAGTGGCAGCCCGGtgtggtgcgcgcggcgtacgAG CCGCACACCCAATTGCCGCATGTTCCTCTGCGGACACAGCCATCCTCGGCCGAGATCAAGCGCGTGTCGCATCTCCCTCTCGTTGGACTCAACGGCTCGGCGCGATACGTCAAGGCGCCAGGCATTGCGTCCGTCGAGTTTGTGTACACGTCGGGATCGGAAGATGCCGGCACGCCAGCGTGGCTGACGTTTGGCGACGCCATCCAAGGCGCCGACGCGatcaagaagcgcaaggctctgatcgccgaggccgaggagtgGGAGCGCGTGTCGCGCGCCAAGAGACGGGCGTAG
- the SPBC1683.03c_1 gene encoding putative MFS-type transporterc, with product MSSTTLAAQANTPAKSPASSIREPTAAATTTTSEKDATAAPEAEVAHAAGAHAPHPLSQLGQSRKHLLLFIFAVASFVDVCNVSGVGIAGAQIAFDIKLEVSQIVWIITAYSLTFASFLLFAGRLSDLFPAHLVFEVGFVGLGIMSIVQSFVTHNKYGFLIVRGLGGIMGALTIPSGYHLAVHMFPDPVEQPKKLALLGIAGALGNVLGLVLAGLTMLASYHWFFRLMGIICLVFSVITVFVLPATKADYDPADGPRWKRLDLVGVVLMSGALLCFILGLTQGPIDGWGKASFIAPFVISIFLGVGFFVFEARIHPRSAVLPATVWKIKNMKVASLVTLLPFSFWATSQLLYATYWQVAFGWRPLHVAAAALPQGIAALIVGGLVQAVPAIINTPRITIPVGSVLVMVAEVLMYYSDGGSGMNYWKYCFPAFVLGSVGAISVFMASGINLIAFCPPEMGGVAGAWTQVLAQIGGAIALGVQAGLEGTALADWKHNARSFWFEFAAFGLLAVVYAIFYTEPTGALEEHQLTRERIAELEEKFAQKEAGSLPSA from the exons ATGTCGTCTACTACCCTAGCCGCGCAGGCCAACACGCCCGCCAAGtcgcccgcgagctcgaTCCGCGAGCCAAcggccgctgccaccaccaccacgagcgAGAAGGATGCCACTGCCGCGCCTGAAGCCGAggtcgcccacgccgctggcgcgcacgcgccccACCCGCTCTCGCAGCTCGGCCAGAGCCGCAAGCACCTCCTGCTGTTCATCTTCGCCGTCGCGTCCTTCGTCGACGTGTGTAACGTCTCGGGTGTCGGtatcgccggcgcgcagatCGCCTTTGACATCAAGCTTGAGGTGTCGCAGATTGTTTGG ATCATCACGGCCTACTCGCTCACATTCGCCTCGTTCCTCCTCTTCGCGGGCCGCCTGTCCGACCTGTTCCCTGCGCACCTCGTCTTCGAGGTCGGcttcgtcggcctcggcatcatGAGCATCGTGCAGTCGTTCGTCACGCACAACAAGTACGGCTTCCTCATCgtccgcggcctcggcggcatcatGGGCGCGCTGACTATCCCCTCGGGATACCACCTCGCCGTGCACATGTTCCCCGACCCGGTCGAGCAGCCCAAGAAGCTCGCTCTGCTCGGTATCGCCGGTGCGCTGGGCAACGTCCTCGGTCT cgtcctcgccggcctgaCCATGCTCGCATCCTACCACTGGTTCTTCCGCCTCATGGGCATCATCTGCCTCGTCTTCTCCGTCATCACCGTGTtcgtcctccccgccaccaaggccgactACGACCCGGCCGACGGCCCGCGCTGgaagcgcctcgacctcgtcggcgtcgtgctcatGTCGGGCGCGCTCCTGTGCTTCATCCTCGGCCTGACCCAGGGCCCCATCGACGGCTGGGGCAAGGCGTCGTTCATCGCGCCGTTCGTCATCTccatcttcctcggcgtcggcttcttCGTCTTCGAGGCCAGGATCCACCCGCGCTCCGCCGTCCTCCCCGCCACCGTGTGGAAGATCAAGAACATGAAGGTCGCGTCGctcgtcaccctcctccccttcTCCTTCTGGGCCACTAGCCAGCTGCTCTACGCCACCTACTGGCAGGTCGCCTTCGGCTGGCGCCCGCTCcacgtcgccgctgccgccctccCCCAGGGTATCGCCgcgctcatcgtcggcggcctcgtccagGCCGTCCCCGCCATCATCAACACGCCCCGCATCACCATCCCCGTTGGCAGCGTGCTCGTCATGGTTGCCGAGGTCCTCATGTACTACtcggacggcggcagcggcatgaACTACTGGAAGTACTGCTTCCCCGCGTTCGTCCtcggctcggtcggcgccATCTCCGTCTTCATGGCCTCGGGCATCAACCTCATCGCCTTCTGCCCTCCCGAGatgggcggcgtcgctggtgCCTGGACCCAGGTGCTCGCGCAGATCGGCGGTGCCattgccctcggcgtccaggccggccttgagggcaccgccctcgccgactgGAAGCACAACGCGCGCTCGTTCTGGTTCGAGTTTGCCGCCTTTGGcttgctcgccgtcgtctaCGCCATCTTCTACACCGAGCCCACTggcgccctcgaggagcaccAGCTCACGCGCGAGCGTatcgccgagcttgaggagaAGTTTGCCCAGAAGGAGGCTggctcgctgccctcggctTAA
- the arc5 gene encoding Actin-related protein 2/3 complex subunit 5 yields the protein MSNEYAFRKIDIDALEEEVLLPSDLVDPDPRGPDGALADARARSQETRNFVSKGDIAGALATILTDPPYGDGVDEAKDLTTSAVTLILNSTRAADIPAALKGLDQEQQARLMAYLYKGMGALNTNTDVAGSVLLTWHEKLTEIAGVGAIVRVMTDRRTL from the exons aTGTCAAACGAGTACGCGTTCCGCAAGATCGACatcgacgccctcgaggaggaggtcctcctcccctccgacctcgtcgaccccgacccgCGCGGACCTgatggcgcgctcgccgacgctcgGGCGCGGTCCCAGGAGACACGCAACTTTGTGTCCAA GGGCGACATagccggcgcgctcgcgaccaTCCTCACCGACCCTCCctacggcgacggcgtcgacgaggccaag GACCTCACGACGTCCGCCGTCACCCTCATCCTCAACTCGACCCGTGCGGCTGACATCcccgcggcgctcaagggtCTCGAccaggagcagcaggcccGTCTGATGGCATACCTGTACAAG GGAATGGGCGCGCTCAACACCAACACGGACGTTGCCGGCTCCGTTCTGCTCACATGGCACGAGAAG TTGACAGAGattgccggcgtcggcgccattGTCCGCGTCATGACCGACCGCCGCACCCTCTAA
- the saf1 gene encoding Protein saf1, with amino-acid sequence MAKKSANPADAFRKAQRAKEIKKNKDERKKKRDEKTVKRDTRDLEGEIKSLKAASSLNDEQKARLTSLESELKYVSKLKDKYVKAHPDAADRVYNTERRGGDRPGTWRRPEDEADAESSTPAVDPRAHLYHPDGTLRDPKRSAYYHATYNPFGVPPPGMPYKERDDLPSSDESSDDEDEEDSDSDIVMPEGPRPGEESDADSDDSDDIPLPEGPPPPRLPPGGPPAAAPFGGPPPPFGAPPFGAPPFPVPPFARPPRPAFTPVTAPGVGWGHLMDAPTPPQRRPQNGAGAGPSRLPAPPASLPAKPGTATSASVIATSTTKSTATSPPGSSSSGAPPTAPAPSQASNTSAAASAGNAKAATISAAPQLRDLRKETTVFVPRGVKRRAPGVPSVNATPGAGVVDADGDVVKRTSDSGPGLLGKLQAVGVAPTPRGGGGRVGAGGHAASAGVTGTEAEDDYERFLEGLE; translated from the exons ATGGCCAAGAAGAGCGCAAACCCCGCAGACGCGTTCC GCAAggcccagcgcgccaaggAGATCAAAAAG AACAAGGATGAgcgcaagaagaagcgcgacgaGAAGACGGTGAAGCGGGATACGCGAG acctcgagggcgagatcaAGTCGCTCAAGGCGGCGAGCAGCCTCAACGACGAGCAGAAGGCGCGGCTGACTTCGCTCGAGTCGGAGCTCAAGTACGTctccaagctcaaggacaagTACGTCAAGGCGCACCCCGATGCCGCAGACAGGGTGTACAATaccgagcggcgcggcggcgaccgcccGGGCACCTGGCGCCggccagaggacgaggcggacgcggaATCCAGCACCCCCGCGGtcgacccgcgcgcgcatctCTACCACCCGGACGGGACGCTGCGCGACCCCAAACGCAGCGCGTACTACCATGCGACGTATAACCCGTTTGGCGTGCCCCCGCCAGGCATGCCGTACAaggagcgag ACGACTTGCcctcgagcgacgagagcagcgacgacgaagatgaGGAGGACAGTGATAGCGACATTGTCATGCCTGAAGGTCCCAGGCCAGGCGAGGAGTCAGACGCAGACAgtgacgactcggacgacatCCCATTGCCTGAGggcccgcccccgccacgaCTGCCACCGGGTGGCCCGCCTGCTGCGGCACCGTTTGGAGGACCGCCACCACCATTTGGCGCGCCGCCATTCGGTGCACCGCCATTCCCCGTACCGCCATTCGCAcgcccccctcgcccagcATTCACCCCCGTGACAGCGCCAGGTGTCGGCTGGGGCCACTTGATGGAcgcccccacgccgccgcagcggcggccgcagaACGGGGCGGGTGCCGGCCCCAGCAGGCTCCCTGCTCcccccgcctcgctgcctgccaAGCCTGGCACTGCTACTTCCGCCTCGGTGATCGCTACTTCGACAACAAAGAGCACAGCAACGAGCCCGCCTGGGTCGTCATCTAGTGGCGCACCGCCCACCGCACCAGCACCAAGTCAAGCGAGCAACACCAGTGCAGCGGCCAGTGCAGGCAACGCCAAAGCCGCCACTATATCCGCAGCACCGCAGCTGCGTGACCTGCGGAAGGAGACGACGGTCTTTGTTCCACGCGGGGtcaagcgccgcgctcccGGGGTGCCCAGCGTCAATGCCACGCCCGGTGCCGGGGTTGTAGATGCGGATGGTGACGTCGTGAAGCGTACTTCCGACTCGGGCCCAGGTCTGTTGGGTAAGCTGCAGGCGGTGGGGGttgcgccgacgccgaggggtggaggtggacgcgTCGGTGCGGGTGGAcacgcggcgtcggcaggtgtcaccggcaccgaggccgaggatgatTACGAGCGGTTCTTGGAGGGGCTAGAGTag
- the MED6 gene encoding Mediator of RNA polymerase II transcription subunit 6 translates to MADDLEQDLRHIHWSWPEAIAANPARSLATPDLAMDYFAFSPFWDSKSNNNVLRTQRRIENPTYGHAEEKVELTAFRTGFEYIVAHARAPDVFVIHRRDVLPDGGRGPVTHAYFILQDKVYMSPNLHDIAATRLRNATYLLSTTFSALSAAKPAANPRATTQWRALPPGGKDKEKDKGKEADKERRDSVAERRDSVATGTPSAEATAPAPAVEEKEAAPDWHLFHALSATRASLAELDRLAASPEAKADAEAESRAFDALAQAAIGRAPAPAHAHAQAGTTPRPPQPFGTPAPFTPAADGFRPLRPQSNFAPSLAADSPAV, encoded by the exons ATGGcagacgacctcgagcaaGACCTGCGGCACATCCACTG GTCATGGCCCGAGGCCATCGCGGCCAACCCtgcacgctcgctcgcgacgccggACCTGGC gaTGGACTACTTTgccttctcgcccttctGGGACTCAAagagcaacaacaacgtGCTGCGGACACAACGACGGATCGAGAACCCGACGTacgggcacgccgaggagaaggt cgAACTAACGGCCTTCCGCACCGGCTTCGAATACatcgtcgcgcacgcgcgcgcgcccgacgtCTTCGTCATCCACCGACGCGATGTGCTTcccgacggcgggcgggggccaGTCACGCACGCGTACTTCATCCTCCAGGACAAGGTGTACATGTCGCCGAACCTGCACGACATTGCCGCGACACGGCTGCGCAACGCGACATATCTCCTCAGCACGACGTTCTCGGCCTTGTCTGCCGCCAAGCCGGCGGCCAacccgcgcgcgacgacgcagtggcgcgcgctgccgccgggaGGGAAagacaaggagaaggacaagggcaaggaagCCGACAAGGAGCGCAGGGACAGCGTCGCGGAGAGGAGGGATAGTGTCGCGACGGGTACGCCTTCTGCAGAGGCAaccgcgccagcaccagcagtggaggagaaggaggccgcgcCAGACTGGCACCTGTTCCACGCgctgtcggcgacgcgggcgagcctggccgagctcgaccggcTCGCAGCAAGCCCAGAAGCCAaggcggacgccgaggccgagtcgcgcgcgttcgacgcgctcgcgcaggctGCTATCGGGCGCGCACCCGCGCCCGCACATGCACATGCACAGGCagggacgacgccgcgcccgcctcAGCCGTttggcacgccggcgccgttcACCCCCGCCGCGGACGGGTTCCGGCCCCTAAGGCCACAGTCCAACTTTGCGCCGagcctcgcggccgactcgccggCAGTGTAG
- the cct7 gene encoding putative T-complex protein 1 subunit eta, which yields MQGRLPQMQPTVVLLREGTDTSQGTPQLLSNISACLAVAQTISSTLGPRGMDKLIVDGRGQATISNDGATLLKLLDIVHPAARTLVDIARAQDAEVGDGTTSVVLLAAEILKEVKPFIEEGVGVHVIIKGLREARNLAIKKINEIAVTIKKDDPKEFRNLLLKCASTSMSSKLIHSQMPFFSNMVVDAVLSLDQDDLDESLIGVKKVPGGGMQDSLLVRGVAFKKTFSYAGFEQQPKSFKNPKILCLNVELELKAEKDNAEVRVNEVSEYQAIVDAEWTIIYRKLEAIVATGAKVVLSKLPIGDLATQYFADRDIFCAGRVAGDDLKRVVQAVGGSIQSTTSDIEPKHLGQCGKFEERQIGGERFNIFEECPQAKTCTLILRGGAEQFIAEVERSLHDSIMIVKRAIKNNSVVAGGGACEMEISKYLRTYSRTIMGKQQLIVGAVAKALEIIPRQICDNAGLDATDVLNRLRMSHAQGETWAGVDVDSDSGVADNMKRFVWEPALVKTNALSSAVEAATLILSVDETVRNPQSEAQQAGPAMPQGAAQRAIRGRPGRR from the exons ATGCAGGGCCGACTCCCTCAGATG CAACCCACCGTGGTCCTCCTTCGGG AGGGCACCGACACGTCGCAGGGCACGCCGCAGCTGCTCTCCAACATCTCGGCCtgtctcgccgtcgcgcagactatctcgtcgacgctcgGCCCCCGCGGCATGGACAAGCTCATTGTCGACGGCCGTGGCCAGGCTACCATCTCCA ACGACGGCGCTACcctcctcaagctcctcgacatTGTGCACCCCGCCGCACGGACACTCGTTGATATTGCGCGTGCTcaggacgccgaggtcggcgacggtACCACGAGTGTGGTGCTCTT gGCCGCCGAGATCCTCAAGGAGGTCAAGCCGTTCATCGAGGAGGGTGTCGGAGTTCACGTTATCATCAAGGGactgcgcgaggcgaggaatCTGGCCATCAAGAAGATCAACGAAATAGCCGTTACGATCAAGAAGGACGACCCCAAGGAGTTCCGCAACCTGTTGCTCAAGTGCGCGTCAACATCCATGTCGTCCAAGCTCATCCACTCGCAAatgcccttcttctccaaCATggttgtcgacgccgtgctgtCGCTCGACcaggacgacctcgacgagtcgCTCATCGGTGTCAAGAAGGTTCCTGGTGGTGGCATGCAGGACTCGCTTCTTGTCCGCGGTGTTGCGTTCAAGAAGACGTTCTCGTACGCCGGTttcgagcagcagcccaaGTCGTTCAAGAACCCCAAGATCTTGTGCTTgaacgtcgagctcgagctcaaggccgagaaggacaaCGCCGAGGTCCGCGTCAACGAGGTGTCCGAGTACCAGGCtattgtcgacgccgagtggaCCATCATCTaccgcaagctcgaggccattgtCGCTACCGGCGCCAAGGTTGTGCTCTCCAAGCTCCCCATCGGTGACCTCGCCACCCAGTACTTTGCCGACCGCGATATTTTCTGCGCCGGCCGTGTCGCTGGTGACGACCTGAAGCGTGTTGTGCAGGCTGTTGGTGGTTCGATccagtcgacgacgtcggacATTGAGCCCAAGCACCTGGGCCAGTGTGGCAAGTTTGAGGAGCGCCAGATTGGTGGCGAGCGCTTCAACATCTTCGAGGAGTGCCCCCAGGCCAAGACGTGCACGCTCATCCTCCGTGGTGGTGCCGAGCAGTTCAttgccgaggttgagcgtTCGCTGCACGACTCGATCATGATCGTCAAGCGTGCGATCAAGAACAACTCGGTTgttgctggtggtggtgcctgCGAGATGGAGATCTCCAAGTACCTGAGGACCTACTCGCGCACGATCATGGGCAAGCAGCAGCTGATTGTCGGCGCTgtggccaaggcgctcgagatTATCCCCCGCCAGATCTGCGACAACGCCGGCCTGGACGCGACCGACGTGCTCAACCGCCTTCGCATGAGCCACGCACAGGGCGAGACGTGGGccggtgtcgacgtcgactcTGACTCTGGTGTCGCCGACAACATGAAGCGATTCGTCTGGGAGCCTGCGCTCGTCAAGACGAacgcgctgtcgtcggctgTTGAGGCCGCGACGCTCATCCTGTCGGTCGACGAGACGGTGCGCAACCCCCAGAgcgaggcgcagcaggcTGGCCCGGCCATGCCTCAGGGTGCGGCCCAGCGTGCCATCCGTGGCCGTCCTGGAAGGAGGTAA
- the VMA11 gene encoding V-type proton ATPase proteolipid subunit 2 — protein MTTLAELSPPWAPFFGFAGVTAAISLSTVGAAFGTSKSGIGIAGLGPFRPDLMMKALIPVVVIIAVYGLVVSVLIAGNINPGKYTLFQGFIHLAAGLSCGFTGMAAGYAIGVVGDACVRVYLYENRVYVTMVLILIFAVCTALSSRSS, from the exons ATGACCACCCTGGCAGAGTTGTCCCCCCCGTGGGCGCCCTTCTTCGG GTTCGCcggcgtcaccgccgcc ATCTCGCTCTCgaccgtcggcgccgcgttcGGCACGTCCAAGTCGGGTATCGGAATCGCGGGTCTCGGTCCCTTCCG tcCGGACCTCATGATGAAG GCCCTCATCCCCGTTGTTGTGA TTATCGCCGTTtacggcctcgtcgtctctGTCCTGATCGCTGGTAACA TCAACCCCGGAAAGTACACCCTCTTCCAGGGCTTCATCCACCTCGCGGCCGGCTTGT CATGTGGCTTCACTGGCATGGCTGCGGGCTACGCTATCGGTGTTGTTGGCGATGCT TGTGTTCGTGTCTACCTGTACGAGAACAGGGTCTACGTCACGATGGTCCTTATCCTCATTTTCGC GGTCTGTACGGCCTTATCGTCGCGATCATCATGA